The Punica granatum isolate Tunisia-2019 chromosome 4, ASM765513v2, whole genome shotgun sequence genome has a window encoding:
- the LOC116203001 gene encoding lignin-forming anionic peroxidase-like — protein sequence MAFGKYHSILLMLVIISMSSSCHAQLSSTFYDKMCPNALNTIRTAIRTAISRERRMAASLIRLHFHDCFVQGCDASILLKDGGEREAAPNNNSARGYEVIDNAKLQVEKVCPGVVSCADILAVAARDASVMVGGPSWNVKLGRRDSTTGNPSKALTDLPFFGADLQTLISDFARKGLSARDMVALSGAHTLGQAQCFTFRGHIYGNGTNIDPGFASTRKRRCPASGGDSNLAPLDLVTPNSFDNNYFKNLMQKKGLLASDQVLFSGGSTDSIVSEYSKNPAKFMTDFAAAMIRMGDIEPLTGSVGQIRKICSAVN from the exons ATGGCCTTTGGAAAATACCATTCCATCCTCTTGATGCTGGTGATCATCAGCATGAGCAGTTCATGCCACGCACAGCTCTCGTCCACGTTCTATGACAAGATGTGCCCGAATGCGCTCAACACCATACGAACAGCCATCAGGACGGCCATCTCGAGAGAACGCAGGATGGCCGCCTCTCTCATCCGGCTCCACTTCCATGACTGCTTTGTTCAGGGATGCGATGCTTCGATACTTCTGAAAGATGGAGGAGAAAGGGAAGCCGCGCCAAACAACAATTCTGCCCGGGGATATGAGGTCATTGACAATGCGAAGTTGCAAGTTGAGAAAGTATGCCCCGGAGTGGTGTCGTGCGCGGATATACTAGCTGTTGCAGCTCGAGATGCGTCAGTCATGGTTGGTGGGCCTTCTTGGAATGTCAAGCTTGGGCGAAGAGACTCCACCACTGGAAACCCGTCTAAGGCACTGACCGACCTTCCGTTTTTTGGCGCCGACCTCCAAACCCTCATTTCCGACTTTGCTAGGAAAGGACTTAGTGCCAGAGACATGGTTGCATTATCAG GAGCTCACACACTCGGGCAAGCTCAGTGCTTCACATTCCGTGGCCACATCTACGGCAATGGGACCAATATCGACCCTGGGTTCGCCAGCACGCGCAAGAGGAGATGCCCGGCGAGCGGGGGTGACTCGAACCTGGCACCACTCGATCTGGTGACCCCAAACTCGTTCGACAATAACTACTTCAAAAACTTAATGCAGAAGAAGGGGCTCCTGGCATCCGATCAGGTCTTGTTCAGTGGCGGATCGACTGACAGCATCGTGTCGGAATACAGCAAGAATCCTGCAAAATTCATGACTGACTTCGCAGCTGCCATGATCAGGATGGGAGATATCGAACCTCTCACTGGCTCAGTGGGACAGATAAGGAAGATCTGCAGCGCAGTGAACTGA
- the LOC116202988 gene encoding lignin-forming anionic peroxidase-like, with protein sequence MVSPARTNQGAMFFMLVLAVSMISSSSCHAQLSSTFYDQTCPNGLTTIRTAIRTAVSKERRMAASLIRLHFHDCFVQGCDASILLIDGGERTAAPNNNSVRGYEVIDNAKAQVEKVCPGVVSCADIVAVAARDASVAVGGPSWAVKLGRRDSTTGNPAQALTDLPGFTDSLPILISHFDKKGLSTRDMVALSGAHTIGQAQCFTFRGRIYSNGTDIDAGFASTRQRGCPSSGGNSNLAPLDLVTPNSFDNNYFKNLMRKKGLLVSDQVLFTGAGGSTDSIVSEYSKTPATFMSDFAAAMINMGDIEPLTGSQGQIRKICSAVN encoded by the exons ATGGTCAGTCCTGCAAGAACTAATCAGGGTGCCATGTTCTTCATGCTTGTGTTGGCTGTGAGCATGATAAGTTCATCATCTTGCCATGCACAGCTTTCCTCCACCTTTTACGACCAGACCTGCCCGAACGGGCTCACCACTATTAGAACCGCCATCAGAACGGCCGTCTCAAAAGAGCGCCGCATGGCGGCTTCCCTCATCCGTCTCCACTTCCACGACTGCTTTGTTCAG GGCTGTGATGCGTCTATACTGTTGATTGACGGTGGCGAGAGGACTGCTGCACCAAATAATAACTCGGTCCGAGGCTATGAAGTGATCGATAATGCAAAGGCGCAAGTGGAGAAGGTTTGCCCTGGAGTAGTGTCTTGTGCTGATATAGTAGCTGTTGCTGCCCGAGACGCCTCTGTCGCTGTCGGGGGACCTTCCTGGGCTGTTAAGCTTGGGCGAAGGGACTCGACCACTGGAAACCCAGCACAGGCACTGACGGACCTTCCGGGATTCACCGACAGCCTCCCAATTCTCATCTCTCACTTCGACAAGAAAGGACTCAGCACTCGGGACATGGTTGCACTCTCAG GGGCCCACACAATCGGACAAGCTCAGTGCTTCACGTTTCGCGGAAGAATCTACAGTAACGGAACCGACATCGATGCGGGGTTCGCGAGCACACGCCAGCGGGGGTGCCCATCAAGCGGGGGCAACTCGAACTTGGCGCCTCTCGATCTGGTGACCCCCAACTCGTTCGACAACAACTACTTCAAGAACCTGATGCGGAAGAAGGGGCTCCTGGTCAGCGATCAGGTTCTCTTCACCGGTGCCGGTGGCTCAACGGACAGCATCGTGTCAGAGTACAGCAAGACGCCAGCGACCTTCATGTCGGACTTTGCAGCCGCCATGATCAATATGGGAGATATCGAGCCTCTCACTGGCTCACAAGGACAAATCAGGAAGATCTGCAGTGCCGTCAACTAA
- the LOC116203155 gene encoding lignin-forming anionic peroxidase-like: protein MAIPTRIKDAAFLMLVMVVSMIMSSSCQAQLMSTFYDRTCPDALGTIRTVIGKAVSKEHRMAASLIRLHFHDCFVQGCDASILLISGGERTAQPNNNSVRGFEVIDDAKAQVEKICPGVVSCADIVAVAARDASVAVGGPSWSVKLGRRDSTTGNATQAVANLPFFTDGLDILISRFHKKGLNIRDMVALSGAHTIGQAHCFTYRDRLYSNGTDIDASFASARRRMCPASGGNMNLAPLDPVTPSSFDNYYFKNLMQKKGLLVTDQALYSSGPTDRIVLEYSKNSTTFRSDFAAAMIKMGYIEPLTGSRGQIRKICSVVN from the exons ATGGCAATTCCTACGAGAATTAAGGATGCAGCTTTCCTcatgcttgtgatggttgtGAGCATGATCATGAGTTCGTCATGCCAAGCGCAGCTGATGTCCACCTTTTATGACCGGACCTGCCCGGATGCGCTCGGCACCATCAGGACTGTCATCGGGAAGGCTGTCTCAAAAGAGCATAGGATGGCGGCTTCTCTGATTCGCCTTCACTTTCATGACTGTTTCGTTCAG GGGTGCGACGCATCGATACTGTTGATTAGTGGTGGCGAGAGAACTGCACAGCCCAATAACAACTCGGTTCGAGGCTTTGAGGTGATCGATGACGCAAAGGCACAGGTAGAGAAGATCTGTCCAGGGGTCGTGTCTTGTGCTGATATAGTGGCTGTAGCAGCTCGGGATGCATCCGTAGCTGTTGGAGGACCTTCCTGGTCTGTTAAGCTCGGGCGGAGGGACTCGACCACTGGAAATGCAACCCAGGCAGTGGCCAATCTCCCTTTCTTCACTGACGGCCTTGATATTCTCATCTCTCGCTTTCACAAGAAAGGACTCAACATTCGGGACATGGTTGCGCTCTCAG GAGCCCACACAATTGGGCAAGCCCACTGCTTCACGTACCGCGACAGACTCTACAGTAACGGAACCGACATCGATGCCAGCTTCGCAAGTGCCCGTAGGCGCATGTGCCCGGCTAGCGGGGGCAACATGAACCTTGCACCACTCGATCCGGTCACCCCCAGCTCGTTTGACAACTACTACTTCAAGAACCTTATGCAGAAGAAGGGGCTCCTGGTGACGGACCAGGCCCTGTACAGCAGTGGCCCAACAGACCGCATCGTGTTGGAGTACAGCAAGAACTCGACGACATTCAGATCTGACTTTGCTGCTGCGATGATCAAGATGGGATATATCGAGCCCCTCACTGGCTCGCGGGGACAGATTAGGAAGATTTGTAGCGTAGTGAACTAA
- the LOC116203156 gene encoding basic blue protein-like isoform X2, producing MAQGRSSAMLVTLLLCLLVLHYSNLAHAATYTVGDARGWTFDRDTWFAGKHFKAGDILVFKYNPANHNVVVVNEAGYDRCMTPQGAKVYQTGNDKIKLVRGKNFFICNSRRIARVACRSL from the exons ATGGCTCAGGGAAGAAGCAGTGCAATGCTTGTGACTCTGCTGCTCTGCCTGCTGGTGCTCCATTATTCTAATCTTGCTCATGCAGCAACTTACACAGTGGGAGATGCCCGAGGCTGGACTTTCGACCGGGACACCTGGTTCGCAGGGAAGCACTTCAAAGCCGGTGATATTCTTG TGTTCAAATACAACCCGGCAAACCACAACGTAGTTGTAGTTAACGAGGCAGGTTATGACAGATGCATGACTCCTCAAGGCGCCAAAGTCTACCAAACGGGGAATGATAAGATCAAGCTCGTCAGAGGGAAGAACTTCTTCATCTGTAATTCCAGGCGCATTGCGAGGGTGGCATGTAGATCGCTGTAA
- the LOC116203156 gene encoding basic blue protein-like isoform X1, with product MAQGRSSAMLVTLLLCLLVLHYSNLAHAATYTVGDARGWTFDRDTWFAGKHFKAGDILAMLPLSGPVFKYNPANHNVVVVNEAGYDRCMTPQGAKVYQTGNDKIKLVRGKNFFICNSRRIARVACRSL from the exons ATGGCTCAGGGAAGAAGCAGTGCAATGCTTGTGACTCTGCTGCTCTGCCTGCTGGTGCTCCATTATTCTAATCTTGCTCATGCAGCAACTTACACAGTGGGAGATGCCCGAGGCTGGACTTTCGACCGGGACACCTGGTTCGCAGGGAAGCACTTCAAAGCCGGTGATATTCTTG CAATGCTTCCTCTTTCTGGTCCAGTGTTCAAATACAACCCGGCAAACCACAACGTAGTTGTAGTTAACGAGGCAGGTTATGACAGATGCATGACTCCTCAAGGCGCCAAAGTCTACCAAACGGGGAATGATAAGATCAAGCTCGTCAGAGGGAAGAACTTCTTCATCTGTAATTCCAGGCGCATTGCGAGGGTGGCATGTAGATCGCTGTAA
- the LOC116204945 gene encoding basic blue protein-like — protein sequence MSSFSAVRPSPSPRAFRTAFLAKMSQGRGSAMAVSLLLCLLVLHSDPAHAATYPVGDARGWSFDSAGWSGGKRFKAGDILVFNYNPTRHNVVAVPKGSYDSCKTPRGAKVYQTGNDKIKLVRGQNYFICNFPGHCESGMKIAITAA from the exons ATGTCATCGTTTAGTGCCGTGAGGCCCTCACCATCCCCCCGGGCTTTCAGAACTGCATTCCTGG CAAAAATGTCCCAGGGAAGAGGCAGTGCAATGGCTGTGTCTCTGCTGCTCTGCTTGCTGGTGCTCCATTCTGATCCTGCTCATGCAGCGACTTACCCTGTGGGGGATGCCCGTGGCTGGAGTTTCGACTCGGCCGGCTGGTCTGGCGGGAAGCGCTTCAAAGCCGGCGATATTCTTG TGTTTAATTACAACCCGACACGCCACAACGTAGTTGCCGTTCCCAAGGGATCTTATGACAGCTGCAAGACTCCTCGAGGCGCCAAAGTTTACCAAACGGGGAATGATAAGATCAAGCTCGTCAGAGGGCAGAACTACTTCATCTGTAATTTCCCGGGGCATTGCGAGTCTGGAATGAAGATCGCCATAACTGCTGCTTAA
- the LOC116204944 gene encoding sterol 3-beta-glucosyltransferase UGT80B1 gives MEPETKREQPIAVFMAFGTQGDAYPLAAIAAAFAAEVMHYRVFCITHSAHQNLSAHLAKERVTFVPVSSPPVLSFHEEDQNAAPSVSMLKKKTITIDHRRQCVSAVERIFGFDEVLSGDFILINFFALEGWSLAELFQVRCIVAAPYVVPYSAPASFESHFQKEFPHLYDYLLEAPTDKVCWKDVMHWMWPLFTESWGSWRSEALSLSPIPFTDPVTGLPTWHERAPSPIVMYGFSEEVVECPDYWPSNIRISGFWFLPDEWQFSCQKCCEVAELNKSKGTKTQDCTCSSHVQLQAFVNGDALMRPVFIGLSSIGRMGYLKNPRSFLMVLQAVTRMTGCRFILFTASYEPLDAAVQAIAAEEAPSLNQRNFSEAGRLLFGGRVFCFCGSIPYKWLFQQCAAAIHHGGSGSTAAALHAGIPQVICPFMLDQFYWAERMFWLGVAPEALKRCHLLPDNSDDASIKEAAIMLSKSLQHALANEVKARALEISSKISLQDGVAEAVKILKEVVKEP, from the exons ATGGAACCTGAGACGAAGCGGGAACAGCCGATCGCTGTGTTCATGGCTTTCGGAACTCAAGGCGACGCTTACCCTCTTGCC GCTATTGCTGCCGCTTTCGCGGCTGAAGTGATGCACTACCGCGTGTTCTGTATCACTCACTCAGCACACCAG AATCTGAGCGCCCATTTGGCCAAAGAGCGTGTAACCTTTGTACCCGTGTCATCGCCACCCGTTCTTTCCTTCCATGAAGAAGACCAGAATGCAG CGCCATCTGTTTCTATGCTGAAGAAGAAAACTATCACCATCGACCATAGACGACAATGCGTTTCTGCAGTTGAGAGGATCTTTGGATTCGATGAAGTTTTGAGCGGTGATTTCATCTTGATTAACTTCTTTGCATTG GAGGGATGGAGCCTTGCGGAACTTTTTCAGGTTCGATGCATAGTTGCTGCTCCCTATGTTGTTCCATATAg TGCTCCGGCATCATTTGAGAGTCACTTCCAGAAAGAATTTCCCCATTTGTATGATTACCTCCTAGAAGCTCCCACTGATAAG GTCTGCTGGAAAGATGTAATGCATTGGATGTGGCCCCTTTTTACTGAAAGTTGGGGATCATGGAGAAGCGAAGCTTTAAGTTTGAGTCCTATTCCATTCACG GATCCTGTAACAGGCCTTCCCACATGGCATGAGAGGGCACCATCTCCTATTGTTAT GTATGGATTTAGTGAAGAAGTTGTCGAATGTCCTG ATTACTGGCCATCTAATATCCGAATTAGTGGATTTTGGTTTCTCCCTGATGAATGGCAGTTTTCATGTCAAAAGTGCTGTGAAGTTGCTGAACTTAACAAGTCTAAGGGCACAAAAACACAGGATTGTACTTGTTCTTCTCATGTTCAGTTGCAAGCTTTCGTAAATGGTGATGCACTGATGCGACCTGTATTTATTGGGCTGAGCTCCATAGGAAG GATGGGCTATCTCAAAAACCCTCGATCTTTCCTTATGGTCCTTCAAGCAGTCACTAGAATGACAGGTTGCAGATTTATTCTTTTCACTGCCAGCTATGAACCTTTGGATGCAGCAGTTCAAGCTATTGCTGCTGAAGAAGCTCCAAGCTTGAACCAGAGAAATTTTAGTGAAGCTGGGAGGCTCCTATTTGGTGGACGAGTCTTCTGCTTTTGCGG CTCCATCCCATATAAATGGCTGTTCCAACAGTGCGCTGCTGCAATACATCATGGAGGAAG TGGATCGACTGCTGCTGCACTTCATGCTGGAATCCCCCAG GTCATTTGTCCATTTATGCTGGATCAATTCTACTGGGCTGAGAGGATGTTCTGGCTTGGAGTGGCTCCTGAAGCACTCAAAAGATGCCACTTGCTTCCCGATAACAGTGACGATGCATCTATTAAAGAGGCTGCTATTATGTTGTCGAAGTCCTTACAACATGCACTTGCCAATGAAGTCAAAGCACGTGCCTTAGAAATTTCTTCGAAAATCTCTCTCCAG GATGGAGTTGCAGAAGCTGTGAAGATTCTCAAGGAGGTGGTGAAAGAACCTTGA
- the LOC116203283 gene encoding protein phosphatase 1 regulatory subunit INH3: MARPMRTTAAPAPAPSATATMTVTVENTASSSSSQNTTLVLKLNRKKKSVTWKEGTVDNEFMQKKSSKKCCIFHKQKSFDEDYSSDEEGDDHHHDRPDGDHHRHGGDACGSCSNGSSSNSAGNNQPN, translated from the coding sequence atgGCGCGGCCGATGCGTACGACGGCCGCCCCCGCCCCCGCCCCATCCGCCACCGCGACGATGACGGTGACGGTCGAGAACACGGCATCATCGTCGTCCTCTCAGAACACGACCCTGGTCCTGAAGCTGAACCGGAAGAAGAAGTCGGTGACATGGAAGGAAGGCACTGTGGATAATGAGTTCATGCAAAAGAAGAGCTCCAAGAAGTGCTGCATCTTCCACAAGCAGAAGTCCTTCGACGAGGATTACAGCAGCGACGAGGAAGGCGACGATCACCACCACGACCGCCCCGACGGCGACCACCATCGCCACGGCGGAGATGCGTGCGGATCTTGCTCGAACGGTTCTAGCTCGAATTCCGCCGGCAATAATCAACCCAATTGA
- the LOC116203282 gene encoding LOW QUALITY PROTEIN: partner of Y14 and mago (The sequence of the model RefSeq protein was modified relative to this genomic sequence to represent the inferred CDS: inserted 1 base in 1 codon) has product MGSTSRGEEPSKQMEXLHKTLKEGERILAPTRRPDGTLRKAIRIRAGYVPQEEVAIYQSRGALWKKEMAAQEGPPGYDPEPYVKPKTKSAKRNARKKEKRLQAALEKDKSSESVEDEDLKVEEEKAVESLASQVSEMAVSANPAESIPPSDSTEGANAGGPGQDIDKKIRALKKKIRLAEAQLQKTSPQEAKPEQMDKLSKLEGWREELKLLENEKSRM; this is encoded by the exons ATGGGCAGTACCAGCAGAGGGGAGGAGCCATCGAAGCAGATGG GGCTCCACAAAACCCTAAAGGAGGGGGAGAGGATCCTGGCCCCGACACGGCGGCCCGACGGAACCCTCCGCAAGGCCATCCGGATCCGGGCCGGTTATGTCCCCCAAGAAGAAGTAGCCATCTACCAGTCCAGAGGTGCCCTG TGGAAGAAGGAGATGGCTGCACAGGAGGGTCCTCCTGGTTATGATCCGGAGCCGTATGTAAAACCTAAAACTAAGTCTGCTAAGAGAAATGCtaggaagaaggagaagaggttACAG GCTGCTCTTGAGAAGGATAAGAGCTCGGAATCAGTGGAAGATGAGGATCTGAAGGTTGAGGAAGAGAAAGCTGTCGAATCATTGGCTTCTCAGGTCAGTGAGATGGCTGTTTCTGCAAATCCTGCTGAGAGCATCCCTCCCTCGGACTCAACTGAGGGTGCAAATGCTGGAGGTCCAGGTCAAGACATTGATAAGAAAATCCGAGCGCTGAAAAAGAAG ATACGCCTAGCAGAAGCTCAGCTGCAGAAAACTTCGCCACAAGAAGCGAAACCCGAACAGATGGATAAATTGTCGAAGCTTGAAGGTTGGCGGGAGGAGTTGAAACTGCTGGAAAATGAAAAGTCCAGGATGTAG